In Deltaproteobacteria bacterium, a single window of DNA contains:
- a CDS encoding restriction endonuclease: MAVPTYDGLIAPTVQAMKQLGGSASVDELEEVVARNLNLSEKDVNDIHRGNITKLSYRMAWARTYLKNYGVLENSSRGVWALTSEGRRIERVDSKEVVRRVKEVQKKRSDVEDEDSDLGADIVGEVNWKDGLLEVLKSVSPGAFENLCKRLLRESGFVNVEVTGKSGDGGIDGKGVVKLGNLLSFHVAFQAKRWKDVVGPSVIRDFRGAMQGRADRGIVITTGVFTRDARNEAQRDGAIPVDLVDGEELAERLKNLSLGVDVKKEVVERVTVNKDWFETL, translated from the coding sequence ATGGCTGTTCCTACATATGATGGATTGATAGCCCCAACTGTTCAAGCAATGAAGCAGTTAGGTGGTTCGGCATCGGTGGATGAATTGGAGGAAGTTGTGGCTCGAAACCTCAATCTTTCCGAAAAGGATGTTAACGATATACATCGTGGAAACATTACAAAGCTAAGCTATCGTATGGCTTGGGCTAGAACTTATCTTAAGAATTATGGTGTGTTGGAAAATTCGTCCCGCGGTGTTTGGGCATTAACTTCAGAAGGTAGAAGGATAGAGCGTGTTGATAGTAAGGAAGTTGTTCGTAGGGTTAAAGAAGTACAAAAAAAGAGAAGTGATGTCGAAGATGAAGATAGTGACTTGGGTGCGGATATAGTTGGAGAGGTGAATTGGAAAGATGGGCTTTTAGAGGTGTTGAAAAGTGTTTCGCCGGGGGCATTTGAGAATTTATGTAAGAGATTACTAAGAGAGTCTGGCTTCGTGAATGTGGAGGTTACGGGAAAAAGCGGAGATGGAGGGATTGACGGCAAGGGCGTTGTTAAGCTTGGAAATCTTTTGTCGTTCCATGTGGCTTTTCAGGCGAAAAGATGGAAGGATGTCGTTGGTCCGAGTGTTATAAGAGATTTTAGGGGTGCAATGCAAGGTAGGGCTGATAGAGGTATTGTCATAACTACCGGTGTCTTTACTCGGGATGCAAGGAATGAAGCTCAACGTGATGGTGCAATTCCTGTTGATTTGGTGGATGGTGAAGAGTTAGCAGAGAGGCTTAAGAACTTATCGCTAGGTGTAGATGTAAAGAAGGAAGTTGTAGAAAGGGTTACTGTAAATAAAGATTGGTTTGAAACGTTATGA
- the carA gene encoding glutamine-hydrolyzing carbamoyl-phosphate synthase small subunit, with protein sequence MSSKKKALLALSDGTVYEGHSLGSEGEALGEVVFNTSMTGYQEILTDPSYKGQMVTMTYPQIGNYGTNVEDVESHRPWAEGFIVKDPCDEPSSWRHRKEGGLTLDEYLKANKIVGIYGIDTRSLVRRLRDKGAMEGVISTVDTKAESLVHKARTSPGLVGRDLVKEVTCKKPYKLEEGLWEIEGGYAKGIEKKFKVVAFDFGMKRNIVRNLLNVGCDVTVVPASTSADEVLSMNPDGVFLSNGPGDPEPVTYAQETIKKLIGKKPIFGICLGHQLLSLAIGARTYKLKFGHRGGNQPVKDFTTGRVEITSQNHGFAVDAEPIKKTADITHINLNDQTNEGIADKAGRFFSVQYHPESSPGPHDSMYLFKRFADMMEG encoded by the coding sequence ATGAGCTCGAAGAAGAAGGCGCTGTTGGCGTTAAGCGACGGGACAGTTTATGAAGGTCATTCGCTCGGAAGCGAGGGAGAGGCCTTGGGCGAGGTGGTGTTTAACACCTCGATGACAGGGTATCAGGAAATCCTCACAGACCCGTCGTACAAGGGGCAAATGGTCACGATGACATACCCGCAGATCGGCAACTACGGCACGAACGTAGAGGATGTCGAATCCCACAGGCCCTGGGCAGAGGGGTTCATAGTAAAAGACCCGTGCGACGAGCCGAGCTCATGGAGGCACAGGAAAGAAGGCGGCCTTACCTTGGATGAGTACCTGAAGGCAAATAAGATTGTCGGTATCTACGGCATAGACACGAGGTCTCTTGTAAGAAGGCTTAGAGACAAGGGCGCGATGGAGGGCGTGATATCCACGGTAGACACAAAGGCCGAGTCGCTTGTTCATAAGGCGAGGACTTCGCCCGGGCTTGTGGGCCGTGACCTTGTTAAGGAAGTCACGTGCAAGAAGCCGTATAAACTGGAAGAAGGGCTCTGGGAAATAGAGGGCGGGTATGCGAAGGGTATCGAGAAAAAATTCAAGGTCGTCGCATTCGATTTCGGTATGAAGCGCAACATCGTGCGTAACCTTCTGAATGTCGGATGCGATGTAACTGTTGTGCCTGCATCCACATCAGCAGACGAAGTTCTCTCAATGAACCCTGACGGCGTGTTTCTCTCAAACGGCCCCGGAGACCCGGAGCCTGTGACCTACGCGCAGGAGACGATAAAGAAGCTCATTGGCAAAAAGCCCATATTCGGCATCTGCCTTGGGCATCAGTTACTAAGCCTCGCAATCGGGGCGCGGACTTATAAACTTAAGTTCGGGCACCGCGGCGGCAACCAGCCTGTGAAGGACTTTACCACCGGCAGGGTGGAGATAACGAGCCAGAACCACGGCTTTGCCGTTGACGCGGAGCCGATTAAGAAGACAGCCGACATCACGCACATCAACCTTAACGACCAGACTAACGAGGGCATCGCGGACAAGGCGGGCAGGTTCTTCTCTGTTCAGTACCACCCGGAATCCTCGCCCGGCCCGCATGACTCGATGTATCTATTCAAACGTTTCGCGGATATGATGGAGGGGTAG
- a CDS encoding dihydroorotase: MKRMLIRNGRVVDPASNVDGNFDLVIMGGRIASIKPSGEKLETPETTDAGWDIIEASGKLVIPGLIDLHVHLREPGEEYKETVESGTRAAAAGGVTTVFCMANTKPVNDSESITKFIKDRAEASGFGAVYPVGAITKGLKGETSSEFFELKASGCLAVSDDGRPVASASVMRRALEYAKGAGLVVITHAEEPTLSKGSMNEGAVSTRLGLRGIPNEAEDSMVGRDIGLAELTGARLHVAHVSTKGAVELIRAAKKRGVQVTAEATPHHLALTDDAVTLHGGYDTDAKMNPPLRSRADVDALIEGIKDGTIDCIATDHAPHSALEKDVEFDVAANGVVGLETSLGVVLTLVNSGHLTLVDVIRAMTANPAKAMGLGSGALRVGSQADVAVVDLDAEWTVEPEKFLSKGRNTPFKGWKLKGRVVTTVYNGKVVHKA, from the coding sequence ATGAAGAGAATGCTTATAAGAAACGGCCGCGTTGTAGACCCGGCCTCGAATGTGGACGGCAACTTCGACCTTGTCATCATGGGCGGCAGGATTGCGTCCATCAAGCCTTCGGGAGAAAAACTCGAGACACCAGAGACTACCGATGCCGGTTGGGATATAATCGAGGCCTCCGGCAAGCTTGTCATTCCCGGCTTGATTGACCTGCACGTGCATCTTAGGGAGCCGGGCGAGGAGTACAAGGAAACCGTTGAGAGTGGCACGCGTGCTGCTGCAGCAGGCGGGGTCACTACCGTGTTTTGCATGGCCAATACAAAGCCTGTAAACGATTCCGAATCAATAACGAAGTTCATAAAAGACCGCGCCGAGGCTTCGGGGTTTGGCGCAGTGTATCCCGTTGGCGCGATAACAAAAGGACTTAAGGGCGAGACATCGTCAGAGTTCTTCGAGCTTAAGGCCTCTGGTTGCCTTGCGGTGTCCGACGACGGCCGTCCGGTTGCATCTGCTTCTGTTATGAGACGGGCGCTTGAGTACGCAAAGGGCGCGGGGCTTGTTGTGATAACGCACGCCGAGGAGCCGACATTGTCAAAGGGCTCGATGAACGAGGGCGCTGTCTCTACAAGGCTCGGGCTTCGCGGCATACCAAACGAAGCAGAGGACTCGATGGTTGGCCGCGACATCGGCCTTGCCGAGCTTACGGGCGCGAGGCTGCACGTTGCGCACGTTTCGACAAAAGGCGCTGTCGAGTTGATACGCGCTGCAAAGAAAAGGGGAGTGCAGGTTACGGCAGAGGCAACACCCCATCATCTTGCCTTAACCGATGACGCGGTTACGCTTCACGGCGGCTATGATACGGACGCGAAGATGAACCCGCCGCTTCGGTCGCGCGCTGACGTGGACGCGCTAATAGAGGGCATAAAGGACGGCACAATCGATTGCATTGCAACCGACCATGCGCCGCACTCTGCATTGGAAAAGGACGTTGAGTTCGACGTTGCGGCAAACGGTGTTGTCGGGCTGGAGACCTCTCTCGGAGTCGTGCTGACTCTTGTTAATAGCGGCCACTTGACGCTTGTAGATGTAATACGCGCTATGACAGCCAACCCGGCAAAGGCAATGGGGCTTGGTAGCGGCGCGCTTAGGGTCGGAAGCCAGGCAGATGTAGCGGTCGTTGACTTGGATGCCGAATGGACGGTTGAGCCTGAGAAGTTTTTAAGTAAAGGCAGGAATACGCCGTTTAAGGGTTGGAAGCTTAAGGGCCGCGTTGTCACAACGGTCTATAACGGCAAGGTAGTGCATAAGGCATAA
- a CDS encoding aspartate carbamoyltransferase catalytic subunit, whose protein sequence is MRLERKDILGIEDLAKDEIEALLSTAESFKDVSKREIKKVPTLRGKTVINLFYESSTRTRTSFEIAAKRMSADAVNISVATSSVKKGETLKDTAKNLEAMNPDCIVIRHASSGAPHLIAKYVKCAVVNAGDGAHEHPSQALLDMLTVRDRLGRLDGLNVLIAGDIAHSRVARSNIHGFTKMGSKVTVCAPPTMMPKGIEKLGCEATHDFQGAIKNADVIMMLRIQLERQEEALFSSGREYSKVYGLDAAKLKNAKKDVVIMHPGPVNRGLEISNDVADGPWSLILDQVNNGVAVRMAMFYLLLGGVKE, encoded by the coding sequence GTGAGGCTTGAGAGAAAAGACATACTCGGAATAGAAGATCTTGCAAAGGATGAGATAGAGGCGCTTCTATCCACTGCCGAGAGCTTCAAGGACGTCTCGAAGAGAGAGATAAAGAAGGTCCCGACACTTAGGGGAAAGACCGTTATCAATCTCTTCTACGAGTCTTCTACCAGGACCAGGACGTCATTTGAGATAGCGGCAAAGCGCATGAGCGCGGACGCAGTCAATATCTCCGTAGCAACGAGTTCCGTTAAAAAGGGCGAGACGCTAAAGGACACTGCCAAAAACCTCGAGGCCATGAACCCGGACTGCATCGTCATACGCCACGCTTCGAGCGGCGCGCCGCACCTGATAGCCAAATACGTAAAATGCGCCGTTGTGAACGCCGGAGACGGAGCGCATGAGCATCCATCGCAGGCGCTTCTCGACATGCTGACAGTAAGGGACAGGCTTGGCCGTCTGGACGGCTTGAATGTTTTAATCGCAGGCGACATTGCGCACTCTCGCGTTGCCAGGTCCAACATCCACGGATTTACGAAGATGGGCTCGAAGGTTACGGTGTGCGCTCCTCCGACGATGATGCCAAAGGGTATCGAGAAGCTCGGATGCGAGGCAACACACGATTTTCAGGGTGCGATAAAGAACGCGGACGTGATAATGATGCTTAGAATCCAGCTTGAGCGCCAGGAAGAAGCGCTTTTCTCAAGCGGACGCGAGTACTCGAAGGTCTACGGCCTGGATGCGGCAAAACTTAAGAATGCGAAAAAGGACGTTGTCATCATGCACCCGGGGCCTGTAAACAGAGGCCTCGAGATATCCAACGACGTGGCAGATGGCCCGTGGTCTCTTATCCTCGACCAGGTCAATAACGGCGTTGCTGTTCGTATGGCGATGTTCTATCTCCTGCTTGGCGGGGTGAAGGAGTAA